A stretch of Paenibacillus peoriae DNA encodes these proteins:
- the mutL gene encoding DNA mismatch repair endonuclease MutL, with protein sequence MSKIRVLDEHIANQIAAGEVVERPASVVKELVENAIDAGGTRVDVWVEEGGLQSIRVTDNGSGIEPEDVETAFYRHATSKIGHGRDLFQITSLGFRGEALPSIAAVSKVELLTAAGDDGRARKLVIEGGKLLLHEDAASRQGTDFTVRELFYNTPARLKYMKTIQTELGHISDVLYRMALSHPEVAFTLRHNGNTLLQTLGNGDLLQVIAAIYGTSAAKSMLLLEGESLDYRISGYVSRPEWTRSNRNAISTVVNGRFVRSYGLNQALLKAYHTLLPINRFPLAVIQLEMHPSLVDVNVHPAKLEVRFSKEAELFQLVEDSVKAVLGQQVLIPKAVKREIGGKDSGSFVQEQFHFSKGNGAEGDAPSGKDRGGALPPSVTSPESQESRQSNYLNRNEENNRGSQEREQRPSRDSLSAIGRANNLSGKSINDDELDADFVEENNGSEVKGEVPLPDGATVQSSEGDNAAIGTTTLYSGGIQETAASAAYPSSMPPIAGQATDSRHFADQKPRQQRLDAEQLAAVSGEVPELPTFPELNLIGQHHGTYLIAQNDQGLYLIDQHAAHERVNYEFYYEKFGNPESVSQELLLPITLDFTPSETEKLKTRLHWFEQAGVYLEHFGGQTFRVSSYPYWLPQGEEADVIEEMAGWVLEERAIDLAKLREAASIMCSCRASIKANQKLTDRQAIVLLERLAACKQPYTCPHGRPIVVSFSTYDLEKLFKRVM encoded by the coding sequence ATGTCTAAAATTCGGGTACTGGATGAACATATTGCGAACCAGATTGCTGCCGGTGAGGTCGTGGAGCGTCCAGCCTCCGTCGTGAAGGAACTGGTGGAAAATGCGATTGATGCAGGCGGTACGCGGGTGGACGTATGGGTAGAAGAGGGCGGCTTGCAAAGTATCCGGGTGACGGATAATGGAAGTGGCATTGAGCCTGAAGACGTGGAAACGGCATTCTATCGGCACGCGACAAGTAAAATTGGACATGGTCGCGACCTGTTTCAGATCACAAGTCTCGGCTTCCGGGGAGAGGCGTTGCCAAGTATTGCGGCAGTATCGAAAGTAGAGTTGCTTACAGCAGCCGGAGATGACGGGCGTGCCCGTAAATTAGTGATTGAAGGCGGTAAGCTGTTGCTTCACGAGGATGCTGCTAGTAGGCAAGGGACGGATTTTACCGTACGGGAGCTGTTTTATAATACACCTGCAAGGCTGAAATATATGAAAACAATCCAGACCGAGCTGGGACACATTTCGGATGTATTGTACCGAATGGCGCTTTCGCACCCGGAAGTGGCCTTCACATTGCGGCATAATGGCAATACATTGCTGCAAACGCTGGGCAATGGTGATTTGCTGCAGGTGATTGCCGCTATTTACGGAACTTCTGCGGCGAAATCCATGCTGCTGCTAGAAGGAGAGAGCCTGGATTACCGAATTAGTGGCTATGTCAGTCGCCCAGAGTGGACGAGATCAAATCGCAATGCGATCTCGACAGTAGTGAACGGACGTTTTGTGCGTAGCTACGGGCTTAATCAGGCGTTGCTCAAGGCATATCATACCTTATTGCCGATCAATCGTTTTCCGCTGGCTGTGATCCAACTGGAAATGCATCCTTCTTTGGTGGATGTTAACGTTCATCCTGCCAAGCTGGAGGTAAGGTTTAGTAAAGAAGCTGAACTGTTTCAGCTGGTTGAAGATTCGGTAAAAGCTGTCTTAGGGCAGCAAGTGCTGATTCCGAAGGCAGTCAAGCGCGAGATCGGTGGCAAGGACAGTGGCTCGTTTGTGCAGGAGCAGTTTCACTTCTCGAAGGGAAATGGTGCGGAAGGGGATGCTCCTTCCGGCAAAGACCGAGGGGGAGCACTGCCACCTTCCGTGACTTCGCCGGAGAGCCAGGAATCGCGCCAATCCAATTACTTGAACAGGAACGAAGAGAATAACAGGGGTAGCCAGGAGCGTGAGCAACGTCCGAGCAGGGATAGTCTCTCAGCCATTGGACGGGCAAACAATCTTTCAGGTAAAAGTATTAATGATGATGAACTGGATGCAGATTTTGTGGAAGAAAACAACGGGAGTGAAGTTAAAGGGGAAGTGCCGCTTCCTGATGGGGCGACCGTACAGTCGTCCGAAGGAGATAATGCCGCAATAGGCACAACTACCTTATACAGCGGAGGGATACAGGAAACAGCTGCTTCTGCTGCTTACCCATCTTCTATGCCGCCGATTGCAGGACAAGCTACAGATTCCCGTCATTTCGCGGATCAGAAGCCGCGCCAGCAACGTCTGGATGCGGAGCAATTGGCAGCAGTGTCGGGAGAAGTTCCAGAGCTGCCTACTTTTCCTGAACTGAATTTAATCGGTCAGCACCATGGGACATATCTGATTGCGCAGAACGACCAGGGCTTGTATTTAATTGATCAACATGCCGCACATGAACGAGTCAATTATGAATTTTATTATGAAAAATTCGGCAATCCCGAGTCAGTATCGCAGGAGCTGCTACTGCCAATTACACTGGATTTTACGCCTTCCGAAACGGAAAAGTTGAAAACAAGGCTGCACTGGTTTGAACAGGCAGGGGTGTATCTGGAGCATTTTGGCGGTCAAACCTTCCGTGTCAGCTCTTACCCGTACTGGCTTCCCCAAGGGGAAGAAGCGGATGTCATTGAGGAAATGGCCGGATGGGTGCTGGAGGAAAGAGCCATTGATCTTGCTAAGCTGCGGGAAGCAGCCTCAATCATGTGCTCCTGCCGGGCTTCGATTAAAGCAAACCAGAAGCTGACTGATCGGCAGGCTATTGTGCTGCTAGAGCGTTTGGCAGCGTGCAAACAACCTTATACTTGCCCTCATGGGCGACCTATTGTGGTTTCCTTTTCCACATATGATTTAGAGAAGCTGTTTAAAAGAGTAATGTAA
- the mutS gene encoding DNA mismatch repair protein MutS — MSKYTPMIEQYLSIKEQAKDAFLFFRLGDFYEMFFDDAILASKELEITLTGREGGATEKIPMCGVPYHSAENYIQRLIEKGYKVAICEQMEEASATKGMVRRDIVRVVTPGTVMEGKVLGDKSNNYMVCVTETDGMLALAACDLSTGELYVTSVPDSKEWLLDEINIYEPSEMLGDGHLLDFVASRMSPVGRRVVYTAWDKSKDDLVRDQFGEATWARLTEERRRCVSRLISYLNETQKRSLGQLTQISVYEPNHFMILDPFTRRNLELVETVRERSKKGSLLWLLDRTETSMGARLLRRWIDKPLLSGSLIEERLEAVDKLYHQFIFREDVRAQLKEIYDLERLVGRIAFGSANARDLIALKLSLVRIPSLRELCAESPSKTLRQIAQTLDSCTDLCTLIEEAVADEPPISVRDGGLIKEGYHQRLDELREASVNGKRWIAELEAKERAATGIRSLKIGYNKVFGYYIEVTKSNLASLPEGRYERKQTLANAERYITPELKEKESLILEAEDKMVDLEYTLFSELRSKLNAEIPRLQKLAEQVAEIDVYQSLASVSAERGFVKPELTTGYDFVVEQGRHPVVEAVMKDGGFIANSTVLEEADAHILLITGPNMAGKSTYMRQVALIAIMAQIGCFVPAARAKVPMLDRIFTRIGAADDLIGGQSTFMVEMADIQVMTDKATPRSLIIIDELGRGTSTSEGMAIAQAVIEFVHDTIGCKALVSTHFHELAHLEQGLSSLRNYSMAVQESGDKVNFLRKLIPGAASSSYGIYCARLAGLPNNIIERANGLLNGFEQAAAQVTAGTEIVVGGKEGTDLRTVSGTEDISSLTKYNSGQTLRESGETASSAQSLSQQATLVKEDTLQTVEDSSRLEQGATEVVQLSIFGEQELATSKPHAETVETNPIVRQILRKVKNADVMNMTPLQAMQLLNDLKNKANGL; from the coding sequence ATGTCTAAATATACACCGATGATTGAGCAGTATTTATCCATAAAAGAGCAGGCTAAAGATGCATTTTTGTTTTTCCGTCTGGGAGATTTTTACGAGATGTTTTTCGATGATGCAATTCTTGCATCCAAGGAGCTGGAAATTACACTTACGGGTCGTGAGGGTGGCGCCACGGAAAAAATTCCGATGTGCGGCGTGCCTTATCATTCAGCGGAAAATTACATACAGCGCCTCATTGAGAAAGGTTATAAAGTGGCCATCTGTGAGCAAATGGAGGAAGCCTCAGCTACGAAGGGGATGGTGCGGCGGGATATTGTCCGCGTTGTGACCCCGGGTACAGTAATGGAAGGCAAGGTGCTGGGTGATAAATCCAACAACTACATGGTATGTGTCACAGAGACGGACGGGATGCTGGCTCTTGCGGCGTGCGACTTGTCAACAGGTGAATTGTATGTGACCTCTGTGCCTGATTCGAAAGAATGGCTACTAGATGAAATAAACATTTATGAGCCGTCCGAAATGTTGGGGGATGGTCATCTGCTTGATTTTGTGGCTTCCCGTATGTCCCCCGTTGGACGGCGTGTTGTGTATACGGCCTGGGACAAATCCAAGGATGATTTGGTTCGGGATCAATTTGGCGAAGCCACGTGGGCAAGGCTTACGGAGGAACGCAGACGGTGCGTATCACGCTTGATTTCCTATTTGAATGAAACGCAAAAAAGATCGTTAGGCCAATTGACCCAAATCTCCGTATATGAGCCAAACCATTTTATGATTCTGGATCCATTTACCCGCAGGAATCTGGAACTGGTGGAGACAGTACGTGAACGCTCCAAGAAAGGCTCGCTGCTGTGGCTGTTGGATCGCACAGAGACTTCCATGGGAGCGCGTCTGTTGCGTCGTTGGATCGACAAGCCGTTGTTGAGCGGCAGTCTTATTGAGGAACGCTTGGAGGCGGTGGACAAGCTATACCACCAGTTTATTTTCCGAGAGGATGTACGTGCTCAGCTTAAAGAGATTTACGATCTGGAGCGTCTGGTTGGGCGGATTGCCTTTGGTAGTGCTAATGCACGTGATCTGATCGCTCTCAAGCTGTCGCTGGTCCGAATTCCTTCTTTACGCGAATTGTGCGCTGAATCTCCTTCGAAGACGCTGAGACAGATTGCACAAACGCTGGATAGCTGTACAGACCTGTGTACATTGATTGAGGAAGCGGTGGCGGATGAACCGCCGATTTCCGTAAGGGATGGAGGTCTTATTAAGGAAGGCTACCATCAGCGTCTGGACGAACTGCGCGAGGCGAGTGTGAACGGTAAACGTTGGATCGCTGAGCTAGAGGCCAAGGAACGTGCAGCAACCGGCATTCGGTCACTTAAAATTGGATATAACAAAGTATTTGGTTATTATATCGAGGTGACCAAATCCAATTTGGCCTCATTACCAGAAGGTCGATATGAACGCAAACAGACGTTGGCGAATGCGGAACGGTATATTACACCGGAGTTGAAGGAAAAGGAATCTCTAATTCTGGAAGCCGAGGATAAAATGGTTGATCTGGAGTATACGCTTTTCTCCGAGCTTCGCAGTAAACTAAACGCTGAAATTCCCCGTTTGCAAAAGCTGGCAGAGCAAGTGGCTGAAATTGACGTGTATCAGTCGCTGGCATCGGTTAGCGCGGAACGGGGATTCGTGAAACCTGAGCTGACTACAGGATATGATTTCGTAGTGGAGCAGGGTCGCCATCCCGTGGTGGAGGCTGTAATGAAAGATGGCGGTTTTATCGCCAACAGCACGGTATTGGAGGAAGCGGATGCGCATATTCTACTTATCACCGGGCCGAACATGGCTGGGAAAAGTACGTATATGCGTCAGGTCGCACTTATTGCAATTATGGCTCAAATTGGCTGTTTTGTCCCTGCTGCACGTGCCAAGGTGCCGATGCTGGATCGCATTTTCACACGGATCGGCGCAGCGGATGATCTTATCGGCGGGCAGAGTACGTTTATGGTCGAAATGGCAGATATCCAAGTAATGACGGACAAGGCAACTCCGCGAAGCTTGATCATTATTGATGAACTGGGACGAGGTACGTCTACCAGTGAAGGAATGGCAATTGCACAGGCAGTCATCGAATTTGTCCATGACACGATCGGCTGTAAGGCACTGGTATCCACGCATTTCCATGAGCTGGCGCATTTGGAGCAAGGCCTGTCTTCGCTGCGAAATTACTCTATGGCCGTGCAGGAAAGCGGCGACAAAGTGAATTTCCTGCGCAAGCTCATACCGGGAGCGGCTAGCAGTAGCTATGGTATTTATTGTGCTCGGCTTGCAGGCTTGCCCAATAACATTATTGAGCGAGCGAATGGACTGCTGAATGGTTTTGAACAGGCAGCGGCTCAAGTAACGGCAGGTACCGAGATAGTAGTAGGAGGGAAGGAAGGGACTGATCTTCGTACAGTTTCAGGGACAGAGGATATTTCTTCTTTGACCAAATATAATTCAGGCCAGACATTGCGAGAAAGCGGAGAAACTGCATCATCAGCTCAGTCTTTATCACAGCAGGCGACCCTGGTAAAAGAAGATACTCTACAGACTGTGGAGGATTCCAGCAGGTTGGAGCAAGGAGCAACCGAAGTGGTACAGCTGTCCATTTTTGGAGAGCAGGAGCTTGCCACCTCCAAGCCCCACGCAGAGACAGTAGAGACGAATCCAATTGTGCGCCAAATTTTGCGCAAGGTGAAGAATGCTGATGTCATGAATATGACTCCTTTACAGGCAATGCAGCTATTAAATGATCTTAAAAATAAGGCCAATGGCCTGTAG
- a CDS encoding putative amidoligase domain-containing protein: MQQPGQALIRFRQMPNDEKKRRLERSGIAVQWMDSSIADFAIGYAVQIHQLRVLEIRRRAIEGPSKVRAYDLSELDQHSPLYVRMERLAVRALYTLGLDSGEVMLTPLGERSCQVREVSAQPWLNDRRLATLYEIAAREGDVEGENLSAQRGRDRLLIGMDPEFVLIRMPEGRVVPASRYLGRLGIAGCDAVTRRGRTLYPVAELRPAPSGDPDRLLKHLRQAFATAARRITDRTLIWQAGGMPQPGFPLGGHLHFSGVALNGALLRALDNYLALPLALLEDKRAARRRPHYGNLGDFRRQSYGGFEYRTLPSFLISPQLAKGVIGMAFLIATQYPRLQRRPLGEEEAHRAFYEGNQFVLKEYMEPLILDMVSLEIYSQYEAYVAPLLDSLRKGKQWDESRDLRPFWKLT; this comes from the coding sequence ATGCAGCAGCCAGGACAGGCGCTCATACGCTTCAGGCAGATGCCAAATGATGAAAAAAAGCGTAGACTGGAGCGTTCAGGCATAGCGGTGCAGTGGATGGATAGCAGTATAGCAGATTTTGCGATAGGCTACGCGGTGCAAATCCATCAACTGCGAGTATTGGAGATTCGTAGGCGTGCCATCGAAGGCCCTTCCAAAGTCCGCGCATACGATCTGTCTGAACTGGATCAACATTCACCGCTCTATGTCCGGATGGAGCGGCTAGCTGTACGTGCGTTGTATACACTGGGTTTGGACAGTGGTGAGGTGATGCTGACTCCGCTGGGGGAGCGCAGCTGTCAGGTGCGCGAAGTCTCGGCACAGCCATGGTTGAACGATAGACGTTTGGCCACGCTATATGAAATTGCTGCGCGCGAAGGGGATGTTGAGGGTGAGAATCTTTCAGCGCAACGAGGGAGAGATCGACTACTCATCGGAATGGACCCTGAATTTGTGCTGATTCGTATGCCAGAGGGACGGGTCGTGCCGGCCTCAAGATATTTGGGTCGTCTCGGCATAGCCGGCTGCGATGCTGTTACGCGTCGAGGACGAACGCTGTATCCAGTCGCTGAGCTTCGTCCAGCGCCGAGTGGAGATCCGGACCGTCTGCTGAAGCACCTGCGTCAAGCTTTTGCAACCGCAGCCCGGCGCATTACCGACCGCACACTCATCTGGCAGGCGGGGGGGATGCCGCAACCGGGTTTTCCACTGGGCGGACATCTGCATTTCAGCGGGGTTGCGCTAAACGGTGCCTTGCTCCGGGCACTGGATAACTATTTGGCACTGCCTTTGGCGCTACTGGAAGACAAGCGTGCGGCCCGGCGCAGACCGCATTATGGCAATTTGGGTGATTTTCGACGTCAGTCGTATGGAGGCTTTGAATATCGTACACTGCCCAGTTTTCTTATCTCGCCACAGCTAGCGAAAGGTGTGATTGGTATGGCGTTTCTTATTGCTACTCAATATCCGCGTTTGCAACGTAGGCCGCTGGGTGAAGAGGAGGCTCACAGAGCCTTTTATGAAGGAAATCAATTTGTGCTTAAGGAGTATATGGAACCTCTTATTTTGGATATGGTTTCACTGGAAATATACTCGCAATATGAAGCTTATGTAGCGCCATTGCTGGACAGCCTCCGCAAGGGGAAGCAGTGGGATGAATCACGGGATTTGCGCCCCTTTTGGAAGCTTACGTAA
- a CDS encoding outer spore coat protein CotE gives MALSHKNRREIITKAICGKGRRFSTVTHTVTPPNNPTSILGAWIINHQYEAVAAGDGIEVVGTYDINIWYSYDKNSQTDVAKETVSYVENVPLSYLDPKHRASTVEVSAEATQEPSCVEASVSSGGGSVMIRVEREFAVELVAETKIVVEVFPNGSSDDFDKDFDFGAEEGDYEELDPDLIDDEL, from the coding sequence GGTAAAGGTCGCAGATTCTCTACCGTAACCCATACCGTAACTCCGCCGAATAATCCGACGAGCATTTTAGGGGCATGGATTATTAACCACCAGTATGAAGCTGTGGCGGCGGGGGACGGCATTGAGGTCGTCGGGACGTATGATATCAATATTTGGTACTCATACGATAAAAACTCGCAGACCGATGTTGCCAAGGAAACGGTGTCGTACGTAGAAAATGTGCCGCTCTCGTATCTTGATCCGAAGCACCGGGCGTCTACAGTGGAAGTATCCGCCGAAGCTACACAGGAGCCGAGTTGCGTCGAGGCCAGTGTGTCTTCTGGAGGTGGCAGCGTAATGATCCGGGTCGAGCGGGAATTTGCGGTGGAGCTGGTGGCGGAAACGAAGATTGTTGTAGAAGTATTCCCGAATGGCAGCAGCGATGATTTTGACAAAGACTTTGATTTTGGAGCGGAAGAGGGGGACTATGAGGAGCTCGACCCCGACCTCATTGACGACGAGCTCTGA